In Chryseobacterium oryzae, the genomic stretch CAATTGGGAAATTGTGGGGTACCATTGTTTACTTCTAATGCTTTGGTATCTAAATTATAAATAAACAAACCTGTTGCGGGAAGAGAAATTGCATCGCGTTGCTTGGTACTCATTCTAGAGGGCAAAAAACCTTGATTTGTATTCGTGCCTGTTCCGACTCCATTTACAGATAAAGCAGCACTTGAAGGTACAGTTGCCATTTTTACACCTAAAGCACCATTTTGCGTAACAACTACATCATCAGTGTTTAAATTTATTCCGGATGACGAATTGTTACCTTTACCATCTACATGTAAAATCTGAGTAGGCTGATTAGTATTAATCCCTACTTGGCAAAGTGCATTTATTGAAACCGAAATCAATAATAATATTACTAGTTTTATTTTCATTTTTTGTTTTAAGTTATTCTATAATTTTTTTTTAATTTCATTAATTTGAAATTATGAAAATGATAAAAAAAGAAAATTATAATAATACTACTTTAAAAAAAGAATGCTTTCAAATTTCATTTTTTAAAATCAAATATTATATTTTCGATCTCATTTTAAATTCAAAACTATTTTTTTTAATAATACTAAAAAAATGAAAATGTACCTTTTAACGCTATAATACAGATGCATTACGTATCTAATACGTATGTTGGAAATATATATTTTTATTAAAGCTGGGAAGGTAAGTAATTATACTATGTATAGGATAATTCTTTATTCTAGCTCTTGCAAAAATTATTTTTGTTTGTGAAAACTAAACAACAATAAATGTTTATTTTTGTGAAAAATAAATTCATACTCTTGGGAAATTTCATTAAAAATAATTTCTTGTTAATTCTGGTTTTTTGTTCTGTATTTTTATTTGCAGGAGAACCATCATCAGCTTTAACAAGGAAGATTGATGAAAAAATAAACCTTATCGCCATGCAGGCAGTAGAGGATATTTATAATGACAAATACATTCATCAGTTAAATGTTGTAAACGAAGAATCCAAGAAAATAAATTATTCAAGAGGGATTTTAAATAGTTATTTTCTGAAAAATTATATCTATAATTTTCGTGGAGATAATGAGAAGTTACTAAAGTCTTTTGGAGAGCTCGATTCTAAATTTTTAGTAAAGAAACCTGAAAATGACAACAATATTAATAGTTTTTATTGGCAATTAGGAGGAGTTTTTCTAGATTTAGGCTTTCACGAAAGGTCTATCGATTATCTTAAAGAAGGAATTTCTAAACTTACCCACAAAGATGATTTTGCATTTCAATTTAACACAGATATTGCATACAATTATGGTGAACTAAAAAATTATCGCCAATATCTATATTATATAAAAGAGGCCGAGGGTAATTATATAAGGGCTACTCCGCAAAGTGTATATTATAAAGATCCAGATTACAGATATTATCTTGATTCTTTTTATGCTTTGGCGTATTCTAACCTAAAGAAATTTGGACAGGCAAATCATTATTTGAACTTAACCAGAAAAAATCTAAAGAATGTAAATTCACATTCGATGCTTTTAAACATCTATAATAATCTTTCGGATACAGAGGTTAATTATAAAAATTATAATCAAGCATGGGACGATATATTTAACGCAAAAAAATATTATGAAGAAGTTAATGTAATAACACTTAGCTCCGATTTAGAATTAAGCCAAAAAATTCTGAATCTTTCTATTTTAACCCAAAAGAAAGATAGTATAGAAATATACACAAAAAAGGTAGAAGAGATTAAAGAAAAAATTAAAGAAAGAGATCGTAATGCCAAAGATTTTGCTTTAAATTGGGCTCTGAATGATGAAATAAAAAAAGATAAGAATGAAGTTCTGAAATACGTAGTTTCAGCCGTTGTTTTAAGTGTTTCAGCAGGTATCTTGGTTTTTTTATATTTAAAAAAGAAAAAGAAATCTCGCTATAATAGTAAGACAGTAGAAAATAATGAGGAAGAGCTGTCAACAGAAAATAAAATATTTCAAAATAATATAGAACCCAAAACAGTTGAGTTTTCTAATGAAAAATTTATACAACTGAATGAATTGGCAAGAGCAAACAGTCCTGAATTTTTAACTCTCTTTCAGGAGCTATACCCTAATTTTATGCCTAAAATATTGGATATTGATCCTAAAACCAATATTACAGAATTGCGTTTTTATGCGTATTTGTTTTTAAATTTTTCCACTAAAGATATTGCTCAGTTTACCAATACATCTATAAGAACGGTACAGACGAAAAAATCTAATATTCGTAAGAAATTAAACATTCCAAGTGGTGAAGATGTGTATTTGTGGTTCGGAAAATTGATGAATTAACTTTTTTTATTTAGAAAAAAATAGCAGGATACTTCCGAGGTATTCTAGAAATGATAAGCGTTCGTTTTTTTTGAAATTTCTTCAAAAAAAATGTAATTTTATGAGCAGAATGAAAGAAATCCAATTACAGCCACGCTTTAAAAACGCTTCCCATTTTCGGAATTTCTGGGAAAAAGGAAACGGAAAACAACTTATCGACTTTTCGGGAGCTCAGGTAAATTTCAACGATTTTGAAAAGTTTTCTCAATTCTATTATCATACAGATTCAGCGGGAGATGAGGTTGTAAAAGATATTTATTTCACAAGAAGTTTTAAGAAAGCATCCGAAGAAATAGAACAGTATATCCGAAAAGGAGTTTTAGTTGATGATGATGTTCCCGAAAGTGTTAAGGCACTTTTTCTTCAAACTCAGAAAATACCCGATTGGTTAGATTATCAGTTAATTAATAAAGGAGCGGAGCTTTGCATGAGAAGCAATCTCGATTCTCTTATTTCCCTCAGAGATTATTGCCTTATCGGAGGATACGATTACGCCTATCTGAACAAGCCTCTCATCGCCACTGAAGCTTTAAAGAAAGGAGCTGTAAAAAGGCTTTCGGAAACTTTAGATTTTTGGGTGAATGTTACTCGCTACAACGCCTTGGAAATTCATAAAAAAGGGTATGAATTTGCCATTAAAACAAGACTTATCCATTCTTACGCAAGGCTTTCTATAAAGAAACATTATAAAGCCTGGGATACCGAAAAATGGGGAGAACCCATTAATTCTTGGGATATGATGGCAACTTATATCGGTTTTAGCTTGGTTTTTATGCACAGTCTTAAAAAATTGGGAAATACCATTGCATTAGAAGAAGAAAAGGGGCTTTTCCATCTTTGGAAGTATGTAGGATATCTTTTGGGAATTCCGGAACAGCTTCTGCCGGATGATAAAAAACAGGCAACAGAATATTTTTATTTGTGGACTTCAGTTCAGCCGTCATCCGATGAGGATTCCGTTTTACTTGCGCATTCACTTTTAAATGAATCTTTGGAAAATCCTATCCTTAAATATAATTTTCAGCGTAAAAATCTCCGTTATCTTCACATTTGCTGTACATGGTTTTTGCTTGGTGAAGAAGTATGCGAACGATTGAAAATTCCAGATGTTCCCTTTAAAAGCGGTTTTCCAGTAACTAAAAAATTCTTGAATTTTATTTATAACAATCTCGTAAGCCGAAAAGCACGAATCGAAAAAGGAAATAAAGATCAGATGAAAGTGTTGGAAGATTACCTTAAAATATCTCAGCATTCAAATTTTCATTAAATGATTTTTTAACGTTTTTAATGATTTTCAGACTCAAATAAAATTAGCTTTTCAAATTAAAATTGCGTAATTTTGATAAATTATATTTAATCGGAATGAGTAACATAGAAGATAAGAAAAAAGCACTTGCACTGGTGCTGGATAAATTAGATAAAACATACGGAAAAGGTACTGTGATGACTTTAGGAGACGATTCTGTAGATAATACTATAGAGGTAATACCTTCAGGTTCTTTAGGATTAGACATTGCTTTAGGTGTAGGAGGTTATCCAAGAGGAAGAATTATTGAAATCTACGGTCCTGAATCTTCAGGTAAAACAACCTTAACGCTTCACGCTATTGCTGAAGCTCAAAAAGCTGGTGGTATTGCCGCTTTTATTGATGCTGAACATGCATTCGACAGATCTTATGCTTCAAAATTGGGTATCGATCTGGAAAATCTTATTATTTCTCAGCCAGATAACGGAGAACAGGCTTTGGAGATTGCAGATAATTTAATCCGTTCCGGAGCTATTGATATTGTGGTAATCGACTCTGTTGCAGCATTAACTCCTAAAGCTGAAATTGAAGGGGAAATGGGAGATTCTAAGATGGGGCTTCATGCAAGATTGATGTCTCAGGCATTAAGAAAATTAACAGCAACAATTTCTAGAACCAAATGTACGGTGATTTTCATTAACCAGTTAAGAGAAAAAATCGGGGTAATGTTCGGAAATCCGGAAACTACTACCGGTGGAAATGCTTTGAAATTCTACGCTTCAGTAAGAGTAGATATCAGAAAAGCCAGTGCACCAATTAAAAATGGTGATGAGGCTATCGGAAGCCGCGTAAAGGTGAAAATTGTTAAAAATAAAGTGGCTCCGCCATTTAAACAAGCTGAATTTGATATTATGTACGGCGAAGGGGTTTCTAAAGTTGGAGAAATTCTAGATACCGCTGTAGATTTAGGAGTTGTTAAGAAAAGTGGTTCTTGGTTTAGCTATGAAGATTCTAAATTGGGACAAGGTAGAGATTCTGTAAAAGATGTTCTTAAAGATAACCCTGAACTTGCAGAAGAAATCGAAAATAAAATTAAAGAAGAACTGAAGAATAAATAAAATTTTTTATTTACAAAATACAATGAGTTACCGATTTTTCGGTAGCTCATTTTTTATAACCTGATTAATTATTTAGCTGAGGTATTATAAACAAAGAAGATAATTCTGTTTAATTGATATAGATCAATAAAATTGCCAAGCAAAGATGATTATATTTGCAGCTTCAAAATTATTTAAAAAAATGAAAAAATTATTGTTATTGGCAGTATTGGCAAGCGGATTGGCTTTCGGACAGACAAAAAAAGTAGTAAGCTCCGATGTGCACTGGTGGGGATATAAAGTAGCTAAATCTGCAGCGAGTTCTCATGACGGAACCATTAATGTAAAATCTGGAAATGTTGTTGTAAAAGGCAACGAAGTTGTTGGCGGATCTTTTGTGTTGGATATGACTTCGATTAATGCAACCGATGTTTCCGGCGAAATGCAAGGTAAACTAAACGGACATTTAAAAGACGGAGATTTTTTTGAAGTTGAAAAATACCCTACAGCCAATTTCAAAATTACTTCTGTAAAAAAGAATAATAATAAATCTTACAACAAAACCGTTACGGGAGATCTTACGGTAAAAGGGAAAACAAGTTCTGTTTCTTTCCCTGCCAATATAATTGTGAAAGACGGTGCAGTGTCTCTTACTTCCGCTAAATTTTCTTTCGACAGACAAAAATTTGATGTAGCGTACAAATCGTCCATGAAAGATGTTTTTGTGAAAGATGAAGTAGATATGACGGTAAAGCTTACGGCAAAATAATTTATTTAAAAAAAGATTGTTAAAAGTGTAGAAGTTCTACACTTTTTTTTATTTTTGTTGAATTGTAAATAAAAAAGAATGAAAAGATTACTATTGTTTGTTTTGATGTGTGCATGCATGTCATCGGTTTTTGCCCAAAAGAAAGGAGATAAAGTTTCTAAGGTCGTTACTTCTGAGATAAAATGGTGGGGACACAAGGTGGTAAAAACAAAAGCGACATCCCATTACGGAACCATAAAACTGAAAAGCGGTAAATTTAATTTCGACAAGACAGTTTTGGTAGATGGTGAGTTTGTAATAGACATGAGAAGTTTAATGGTGGCAGATTTATCGGGGGATGACCAAGTGAAGCTTACCAATGATCTTAAAGGACCAACTTTTTTCGATGTTAAAAAGTTTCCTACAGCAACATTTCATTTAAAAAGAATTATTCCTTTGGCAAACGAAGAGTATAATTCTACAATTGTTGGAGATATCACTATTAAAGGGGTGAGAAAGACTATCTCTTTCCCGGCTAATGCACATATCACGCAGTTTACAGTAGAGATTGAATCTTCTAAATTCTCTTTAAACAGAAGAGATTTTAAAGTTTTCTATCAAAGTTCAATGAAAGATTATTTCATTAAAGACGAGATGGAAATTCAATTTAAACTTTCTACAGAAAAAGTAGATAACGAAAGACCTAGATAGGGTTAAACTTTCATAAATTAATCAGGACTGCTTTCAATTAAGCGGTCCTTTTTTTATTTTAGCTTAACGAAAAAACAGTTTATACTGATGAAAATTTACGTAATAAGTGGTCTCGGTGCAGATTTTAAAGTATTAGAAAGGCTTCAGTTTCCTAAACAGCACGAAGTGGCTTTTATAGATTGGCTAATTCCCGAAGCAGATGAGTCATTTTCTTCGTATGTCGGTAGAATGGCAGAAAAAATTAATCATGCCGAACCATTTTATTTGCTAGGATACTCTTTCGGTGGAATTATAGTGCAGGAAATCAACAGATTAAAACCCGCTGAAAAAGTGATTATTTTGGGAAGTATAAAATCTGATAAAGAAAAATCGAAGCTCATTAAAATGGGAGAAATAACCAAAATACCCAAATTTCTTCCCACCAATTTTTTTGGAGAAAAAACATCTCTACTTTATACAAGGTTAAGAAAAATGGTAGATCCTAAAAACCCTAAATTACTGGAGTATTTTCAGGTTCGGGATCCCTATTATCTTAAATGGTCTGTAGAAAAAATTTCAGAATGGAAGTTTGAAGAAATTCCCAATGTAATTCAGATTTTGGGAGATCGCGACATTGTTTTTCCTATTAAAAATTCTAAACCAGATTATATTATTAAGGGCGGAACGCATTTGTTTCCGGCAACAAAATCTAAAGAGGTTTCGCTAATTTTAAATAAACTATTCAATTAAGATGTAAATAATTTGATATAGTGTATTTTTTTAAGGGTTGTTTATTTAAAATATGTGTTTTTATAAAATTTATTTATAATTTTGAGGGGGTTAAAAATAAATTTTATGAAAGTTGGTTTGAAATGGAAAATTTCATTTGTAATTATTTGCATTGTTGCCATCGGTGGATTATTTTTCAGGCCGGATGTTGATCTTCCCAATACAGGTAATTTTTTAAGCGAAAAAGAAATTGTAGGCTCAGATGTTGCCTGGATTTTGGCAGCTGCAGGTTTGGTTCTTCTCATGACTCCGGGTTTGTCATTCTTCTACGGCGGAATGGTAGGTAAAAAAAATGTGATTTCTACCATGTTGCAAAGCTTTATTGCTTTGGGAGTAATTTCTATTTTGTGGATTGTTATCGGTTTTTCTCTATCCTTCGGAGAGTCTATCGGATTCACTATCAATGGTGTACATTATGGGATTATAGGAAATCCTTTTACGTATCCATTCTTTAACCATGTAAGTATTTATCCGCATAAAGCGATGGCATCTACCATACCTTTCATTCTTTTTGCACTTTTCCAGATGAAATTTGCCGTAATTACCCCGGCTTTAATTACCGGTTCTTTTGCCGAAAGGGTAAGATTTATTTCTTATTTGGTTTTTATGGTACTTTTCAGTCTGTTTATTTATACTCCGTTATGTCATATGGTTTGGCATCCGGATGGGCTTTTAAATAAATTTTTCGGTATTAAAGATTTTGCAGGAGGAACAGTAGTTCATATGAGTGCGGGGTTTGCTGCATTAGCCGGAGCTATTGTCTTGGGCAGAAGAAAAAATCCTCATCATGAGCCATCCAATATTCCGTACGTGATTCTTGGAACGGGGATGCTTTGGTTTGGATGGTTTGGGTTCAATGCGGGATCTGCTTTAAGTGCAAATGCAACGGCTGCTATTGCATTCGGAACAACAACTATTGCATCGGCCTCCGCAATGATGACGTGGATTTTTTTTGACAGAATTAACGGAAGAAAAGTTTCTGCTTTAGGAGCCTGTATTGGGGCTGTAGTAGGTTTGGTGGCGATTACTCCTGGTTGTGGATTTGTTTCGGTACAGGAAAGTATTTTTATAGGTTTTGTTTCTGCAATTGTTTCCAATATCATGATGAATTGGAAGTCACTGAAAAAAATTGATGATACTCTCGATGTATTTGCCTGTCACGGTGTTGGTGGGATTATGGGAATGATTCTTACGGCTATTTTTGCTCACGGTGAGAATGCAAGCCTTCTTCATGGAGGATTTGGAGTTTTTGGACATCACATGATGGCTTTGGTTCTGGTTTCTATTTTTACGTTTTTCGGTTCTTTGATTTTATATAAAATTACTGACAGGATTATAAGCTTAAGAGTAAAAGAAGATTCTGAAGAGATGGGACTTGATTTGTCTCAACACGGAGAAAACCTGAAATGGTAAATCAATCATTATATTAATCCAATAATTACATTAAGTAATAACTCATTAAAAAAAACGCTTCATGACTGAGGCGTTTTTTTAATGAGTTATATTTTAAAATGAGGATATCAATTCAATCTAGATTATTTTATATTCGTTCAATATCTGCACCAATGGCTTTTAATCTGCCGTCAATATTTTCGTACCCTCTGTCGATTTGTTCAATATTATGAATGATGGATTTCCCTTCAGCCGAAAGAGCAGCAATTAAAAGAGCATTTCCCGCTCTGATATCCGGAGAAACCATTGTAGTACCACGTAAAGGAGATTCCTGATTGAGACCAATAACGGTAGCTCTATGCGGATCGCACAAAATAATTTGCGCACCCATATCAATAAGTTTATCAACAAAAAACAATCTTGATTCGAACATTTTCTGGTGAACCAAAAGACTTCCTTTAGCCTGTGTAGCCACTACCAAAATAATAGACAGTAAATCTGGTGTAAATCCTGGCCAAGGTGCATCTGAAACGGTAAGGATAGAACCATCAATAAATTTCTGAATTTTATAGTGTTCCTGAGCCGGAATATAAATATCGTCCCCACTTTGTTCAAGCTGAATACCCAATTTTCTGAACGTATTTGGGATTACACCAAGCTGGTTCCAGTTGACGTTTTTTATGGTGATTTCAGATTTAGTCATAGCTGCAAGACCAATCCACGAACCAATTTCTACCATATCAGGAAGCATTGTATGCTCTGTACCATGAAGATTGTTGACACCTTCTACAGTGAGAAGGTTAGATCCAATACCAGAAATATTTGCTCCCATCCTGTTTAACATCTTACAAAGCTGTTGTAAATAAGGTTCGCAGGCTGCATTATAAATCCTTGTTTTACCTTTTGCCAAAACTGCAGCCATTAAGATATTTGCAGTACCTGTAACAGAAGCTTCTTCCAAAAGAATAAATTTTCCGTTCAGTTCTTTGGCTTTTAAAGAGTAAAATGCTTCTTCGTCATCATAATGAAATTCTGCACCCAACTCTACCAACCCCTGAAAATGAGTATCTAATCTTCTTCTACCAATTTTATCACCGCCCGGAGTTGGCATATACGCTTCTCCGTATCGTGCAAGCATTGGTCCCATCAACATAATTGAACCTCTTAATTTCGCACCGTCTTTTTTGAATTCAGTTGATTTAATATAATCGAAATTAACCTCATCAGATTTGAAGGTATAATCTCCATGACCGTTTTTAGTCACTTTTACACCAAAATCTCCTAAAATTTCGATAAGCCTGTTTACATCATGTATATCGGGAATATTTTTAATTCTTACTTCCTCGTCAGTTAACAAAACTGCACATAAAATCTGTAAAGCTTCATTTTTTGCTCCTTGCGGAGTAATTTCGCCTTGCAGTCTTTTTCCTCCACGTATTTGAAATGTTCCACTCATTACTATCTTCTGTTCTTATGATTGTTGTTATTATTAAATCTTCTTTTAGCAGGTTGGTTTTTATTGTTGCTATTTTTATTATTATTCCGATTGTTATTATTGGCGTAATAAATTTTACTTTTTTCCAGGCTGTCGATACCGGTAAGATCGAGTCTGTTGTTTGAAAGCTCTTTCAGGTGACGGAAAATAACATCATCTGTAACATGCTCTTTATTATAGACATTGTAAGACTTTTTCATGTTATTGGCAATCACTTCAATAAGTGCTTCTTTCTCGTCTCCACTTTCCAATTCTATTGCTTTTTCAATTAATTGGAGAATACTTTTGCCATAAAACTTAAAATCTCCCTGAAGTTTAGGATATTCCATCCTTTTAGGTTTTTCTGCAAGCTCTTCTCTTGTAGGAAAAGGATAAGGAGAATCTACATCCATATCATAGTTTGCGAGAATAAAAAGATGATCCCAAAGTTTATGTTTATAGTTTTCTTCGTCTCGAAGTTGCGGGTTTCTCTGCCCCATAAAATCTATTATAGCCATTGCCATTTCGTTTCTCTCTTCACGGTCTGAAACTTCTTTGCAACGTTCAACAAGCTGTTGTATAATTCTGCCGTATTCCGGCATATTTAGATGTGTTTTTTGGGTATTGTATTCCATAGAATGCAAATATATGGATTAATAAAAAAAAGAATTTAAAAACTTTCTTATTTATTGATGATTTAACAGAAAGTTAAGCCTCAATAGAAATCAAACTCCAAAATGTAAACCAATTATTAAAACTCAATAAACTTCTTCCTTTGATTATAGTCGGGTACAAAGCATTTTTGATTGGCTAATTTCTTCCTGTTTTTCGATATTACATCATAAATACTGTCTGTAATTTGCTTTGGGAACACGTTTGCAATGAAAGAAATTTTATAAATACCACCTAATAAATTGGCAATTTTAAGCACAGCTTTAGACTTTATCAAATAGTAATGATTAGGTTTCCAGAGATACAAAGTATTGAATTCGATACTATTTAAAGCCCTTTCTTTTAAAAATTTTTGCCCGAAATCTGACTGTAACGAAGCAAATAAAAACTCATCTTTCTTATCCTTTTCCAAAATCCATTGTACCCAAAAATTGCAGAATCCACAATCTCCATCGTAAAAAACAACATGTTTTTCTTGCCAGTTTTGCTCACTCATTTATTGCAATTTACGTTTAGTTTCTTCAATCTCTCTTTTGAAATATTGGATAAGTTCTTGTCTTTCGCTATCGCTAAGTTTCGCATCCTGATGCCCAAGATAATAAGACTCCAATGGCATTTCATGTTTCTCCAACATTTCTACACACTCTTCCATCTTATTAATTTGCCTTTTCGGTTCATACATAGCAAAAGTGGAAAAATTAAGATGCTTTCTTCCCTCGTTGATATGATTTTTCACCCACCATGAAGCTGGAGCAATATTAGCATACCACGGATATTTTGTTTCATCGGAATGACAATCATAGCAAGAATTATTAATAAGTTTAGAAACTTGAGATGGTGTCTTTTTAATCTGCAAAAAATCCATTCCTTTATCTACAGGTTTGTTCGTTTTATCTATCGGAAAAAACTGTATTATGATGAACGCAACCAATATAACGACAAGTATTTTTTTCATGAAATAGATTTTTTAGATTTTTTTTAATAATTTCAAAATTAATGTTCAAAAAAACATACTAAATATAGCTGATTTTTTTGTTTGAAGAGCTATTTGTAGAAATAATTATATAATTAAAAACCAAAAATTATCAGAAAATGTCAATTAATGTATTATCATTTAGTTGTATTATGAGGCTTAGAAAATGACGATTATTTCCCGATACAGTATTTAAAGAAGTGGTTATTAATGGTGGTTTACACAATACAAGGTGTACAAAAGTGGTACAGGATTAAGATGCTGCAACATCTTTTTTTTCTACTTTTTCGCACGAATCTCGTCGCGCTAAACAATTGCAAACCAATGCTTTAAAGTTTTTTATGATAAATTTAAAAATACATTTGTACTACTTCTGTACACCTTAAACCTTGTAACTTGCAGTAAACTAAATACTTAACACTTCCCGAATACTACAGTGATAATTGATAGATTTCGCCAGTACAACTCAATTTTCACTAATTGTGTAGGACGAAATAATTTACAGTTTTTACATTATAGCTCAAATTTCTATCAAATATTTTAATCAATTATGAACACAATCTTTCAACCAAATCCTCCTGTATAAACTCCAGTTGCGAACGTCTCTCACGGATATTATCAACTATTTTTATTGTATTTTGATTAGAAAATAAATAATATAATAATATCTATTATTACTAAGTAATAAATAATATCACTGTATTACAAAATATATTGAATTTATTGTTCCAACTTACCTATCGTCGAATCATTTTTTACTGTTTGACACTATAAAATTAATTCAGTCTTTTTTGAGTTGTTACTCAAAATGAGTTAAAGCAAATCAACAAGATGTTTTCCAATTGATTCGTCCAGTTTCCCTTCAACATTAAATATAGAAATCCTTCCCAAACCGCATTGATGATTTGGATCTTCTTTTATCTGAACAAAAGATTTAAAATCATTTAGATTGTTATTGTTTGAAGGATAAAGCAAAAGTGATCTTTTACTTTTCCAGTATTCGTTGTACACATACATCTGTCTCAAATCATGAGTATTAGGTTGAGACTGATCGATATTTTTCCACTTGGTATCAATAATTAAAACTATATCATTATCTTTTTCTATTACAATATCAGGACGAATGGTAATACCATTCCAAAATAGCTTTGAATTTTGACCGTAGACTGCAATATCATTATCCTGACATGCTTGTTTTAATCTTACCAGAACATATTCTTCCCAAAGACTGTTCATATCAAAAAGCAATGCCAGCATCTTTTCAGAACCACTTGAAATGTTGGGAGCATAGTTCAGAATAATTAATCTAGCGATGGCTAATGCATTTTCATACGGAGCTGACTTTCTCGATTTTAGAATTCTCGTAAAAGTATTTTCATTGGCGTTGATAGATTTTACTTCAGGAAAATTGAGCTGTACCGTCTTGCATTTGCTGTACAGATAATTGCCTTTTGATAGAGTCGAAATAATTTCTAAAGCTTGACCTAAGATTTGGTGAATCAAATGGTCTTTATCATACACCTGATGCGTAGTGTAGAATCTTTCTTTATGAACAAGATTTTTATTGATATGACCTGCAAATTCGAGTTTTC encodes the following:
- a CDS encoding YceI family protein, with amino-acid sequence MKRLLLFVLMCACMSSVFAQKKGDKVSKVVTSEIKWWGHKVVKTKATSHYGTIKLKSGKFNFDKTVLVDGEFVIDMRSLMVADLSGDDQVKLTNDLKGPTFFDVKKFPTATFHLKRIIPLANEEYNSTIVGDITIKGVRKTISFPANAHITQFTVEIESSKFSLNRRDFKVFYQSSMKDYFIKDEMEIQFKLSTEKVDNERPR
- a CDS encoding YceI family protein, with amino-acid sequence MKKLLLLAVLASGLAFGQTKKVVSSDVHWWGYKVAKSAASSHDGTINVKSGNVVVKGNEVVGGSFVLDMTSINATDVSGEMQGKLNGHLKDGDFFEVEKYPTANFKITSVKKNNNKSYNKTVTGDLTVKGKTSSVSFPANIIVKDGAVSLTSAKFSFDRQKFDVAYKSSMKDVFVKDEVDMTVKLTAK
- a CDS encoding oxygenase MpaB family protein, which encodes MSRMKEIQLQPRFKNASHFRNFWEKGNGKQLIDFSGAQVNFNDFEKFSQFYYHTDSAGDEVVKDIYFTRSFKKASEEIEQYIRKGVLVDDDVPESVKALFLQTQKIPDWLDYQLINKGAELCMRSNLDSLISLRDYCLIGGYDYAYLNKPLIATEALKKGAVKRLSETLDFWVNVTRYNALEIHKKGYEFAIKTRLIHSYARLSIKKHYKAWDTEKWGEPINSWDMMATYIGFSLVFMHSLKKLGNTIALEEEKGLFHLWKYVGYLLGIPEQLLPDDKKQATEYFYLWTSVQPSSDEDSVLLAHSLLNESLENPILKYNFQRKNLRYLHICCTWFLLGEEVCERLKIPDVPFKSGFPVTKKFLNFIYNNLVSRKARIEKGNKDQMKVLEDYLKISQHSNFH
- a CDS encoding alpha/beta hydrolase; this translates as MKIYVISGLGADFKVLERLQFPKQHEVAFIDWLIPEADESFSSYVGRMAEKINHAEPFYLLGYSFGGIIVQEINRLKPAEKVIILGSIKSDKEKSKLIKMGEITKIPKFLPTNFFGEKTSLLYTRLRKMVDPKNPKLLEYFQVRDPYYLKWSVEKISEWKFEEIPNVIQILGDRDIVFPIKNSKPDYIIKGGTHLFPATKSKEVSLILNKLFN
- a CDS encoding ammonium transporter → MKVGLKWKISFVIICIVAIGGLFFRPDVDLPNTGNFLSEKEIVGSDVAWILAAAGLVLLMTPGLSFFYGGMVGKKNVISTMLQSFIALGVISILWIVIGFSLSFGESIGFTINGVHYGIIGNPFTYPFFNHVSIYPHKAMASTIPFILFALFQMKFAVITPALITGSFAERVRFISYLVFMVLFSLFIYTPLCHMVWHPDGLLNKFFGIKDFAGGTVVHMSAGFAALAGAIVLGRRKNPHHEPSNIPYVILGTGMLWFGWFGFNAGSALSANATAAIAFGTTTIASASAMMTWIFFDRINGRKVSALGACIGAVVGLVAITPGCGFVSVQESIFIGFVSAIVSNIMMNWKSLKKIDDTLDVFACHGVGGIMGMILTAIFAHGENASLLHGGFGVFGHHMMALVLVSIFTFFGSLILYKITDRIISLRVKEDSEEMGLDLSQHGENLKW
- a CDS encoding helix-turn-helix transcriptional regulator gives rise to the protein MKNKFILLGNFIKNNFLLILVFCSVFLFAGEPSSALTRKIDEKINLIAMQAVEDIYNDKYIHQLNVVNEESKKINYSRGILNSYFLKNYIYNFRGDNEKLLKSFGELDSKFLVKKPENDNNINSFYWQLGGVFLDLGFHERSIDYLKEGISKLTHKDDFAFQFNTDIAYNYGELKNYRQYLYYIKEAEGNYIRATPQSVYYKDPDYRYYLDSFYALAYSNLKKFGQANHYLNLTRKNLKNVNSHSMLLNIYNNLSDTEVNYKNYNQAWDDIFNAKKYYEEVNVITLSSDLELSQKILNLSILTQKKDSIEIYTKKVEEIKEKIKERDRNAKDFALNWALNDEIKKDKNEVLKYVVSAVVLSVSAGILVFLYLKKKKKSRYNSKTVENNEEELSTENKIFQNNIEPKTVEFSNEKFIQLNELARANSPEFLTLFQELYPNFMPKILDIDPKTNITELRFYAYLFLNFSTKDIAQFTNTSIRTVQTKKSNIRKKLNIPSGEDVYLWFGKLMN
- the recA gene encoding recombinase RecA gives rise to the protein MSNIEDKKKALALVLDKLDKTYGKGTVMTLGDDSVDNTIEVIPSGSLGLDIALGVGGYPRGRIIEIYGPESSGKTTLTLHAIAEAQKAGGIAAFIDAEHAFDRSYASKLGIDLENLIISQPDNGEQALEIADNLIRSGAIDIVVIDSVAALTPKAEIEGEMGDSKMGLHARLMSQALRKLTATISRTKCTVIFINQLREKIGVMFGNPETTTGGNALKFYASVRVDIRKASAPIKNGDEAIGSRVKVKIVKNKVAPPFKQAEFDIMYGEGVSKVGEILDTAVDLGVVKKSGSWFSYEDSKLGQGRDSVKDVLKDNPELAEEIENKIKEELKNK